One window from the genome of Sphingomicrobium arenosum encodes:
- the lptE gene encoding LPS assembly lipoprotein LptE, with protein MTRTLALLLLGASLPLASCGLRPLYGAGASSATAQSLGMIEVTPIDERSGWLLRNALVDRLAVAGGADSPRYRLDVLIDDDITKFGLRGDAGATRERRTLRARYQLIDLATGETLVDATAGSDAGIDITSSPYATVAAEQSAVERLSMEVADDIVARLALYFDRTARR; from the coding sequence GTGACCCGCACGCTCGCCCTCCTGCTCCTCGGCGCGTCGCTGCCGCTCGCCTCGTGCGGGCTGCGGCCGCTCTACGGGGCAGGGGCGAGCTCGGCGACCGCTCAGTCGCTCGGCATGATCGAGGTCACGCCAATCGACGAGCGTTCGGGCTGGCTGCTACGCAACGCACTCGTTGACCGCCTGGCAGTGGCTGGCGGCGCCGACAGCCCGCGCTATCGCCTCGACGTCCTCATCGACGACGATATCACCAAATTCGGCCTGCGCGGCGATGCCGGAGCCACGCGCGAGCGGCGCACGCTGCGCGCGCGCTACCAGCTCATCGACCTCGCCACCGGCGAGACGCTGGTCGACGCCACCGCCGGCTCGGACGCGGGCATCGACATCACCTCGTCGCCCTATGCGACCGTCGCCGCCGAGCAGAGCGCGGTGGAGCGGCTGAGCATGGAGGTCGCCGACGACATCGTCGCCCGACTCGCGCTTTATTTCGACCGTACGGCGCGCCGGTGA
- a CDS encoding DNA polymerase III subunit delta, protein MKGKASEIAQYLKRDPLRLYLFHGVDVAGSRGAAARLASHLGGERNSLDPSGFKGDPGRLVDEAASAGLFGDSKLFWLEPVGNEFTPAAEALLGAPATEHPVIAIAGALTKASKLLKLVESSNEATALISYEPSLRDMVREVGLLLGARGLSADEGVAERIAESCDLNRDIASSEVEKIALFMHPDTHVDHAAVDAIGAAYGATEWMGVGDSAMDGDIAAVEAALAALSPQATESVLVWRAVQRRVQQLLPLAARVAGGESSQQVIASQGRALFWKDKPLVSRLLVKWPVPQLDRLAARAMSAERAVMLKPGDKRAALGEELLTIARAAKQPVRR, encoded by the coding sequence GTGAAGGGTAAAGCTTCGGAGATCGCCCAATATCTGAAGCGTGACCCGCTTCGCCTCTACCTGTTCCACGGCGTCGACGTCGCCGGATCGCGCGGTGCCGCCGCGCGCCTCGCCAGCCATCTGGGTGGCGAGCGCAACAGCCTCGATCCCTCGGGCTTCAAGGGCGATCCCGGCCGTCTCGTCGACGAAGCCGCGAGCGCGGGGCTTTTCGGCGATAGCAAGCTCTTCTGGCTCGAACCCGTCGGCAACGAATTCACACCTGCAGCCGAGGCGCTCCTCGGCGCTCCGGCCACCGAACATCCGGTCATCGCCATCGCCGGCGCGCTAACCAAGGCCAGCAAGCTGTTGAAATTGGTGGAAAGTTCGAACGAGGCCACCGCGCTCATCAGCTACGAACCCTCGCTGCGCGACATGGTACGCGAGGTCGGCCTCCTCCTCGGAGCGCGCGGCCTCTCCGCCGATGAAGGCGTTGCCGAGCGAATCGCCGAAAGCTGCGATCTCAACCGCGACATCGCCTCCAGCGAGGTCGAGAAGATCGCGCTCTTCATGCATCCCGACACCCATGTCGACCATGCTGCCGTCGATGCCATTGGCGCCGCTTATGGCGCGACCGAATGGATGGGGGTGGGGGACAGCGCCATGGATGGCGATATCGCTGCCGTGGAAGCCGCGCTCGCCGCCCTGTCGCCACAGGCGACCGAGTCGGTGCTCGTCTGGCGCGCGGTGCAGCGCCGCGTGCAGCAACTCCTGCCGCTGGCAGCGCGGGTCGCGGGCGGCGAATCCAGCCAGCAGGTCATTGCGTCGCAGGGCAGGGCGCTCTTCTGGAAGGACAAGCCGCTCGTCTCGCGGCTGCTCGTCAAATGGCCCGTCCCCCAGCTCGACCGCCTCGCAGCGCGCGCCATGAGCGCCGAGCGCGCCGTCATGCTCAAGCCGGGCGACAAGCGCGCGGCGCTGGGCGAGGAATTGCTCACCATCGCGCGCGCCGCCAAGCAGCCAGTCCGGCGTTGA
- a CDS encoding ParB/RepB/Spo0J family partition protein, producing the protein MARPSGLGRGLSALLEDSPTAASGSSDKGIRTIAVDKIGPNPDQPRRTFDQESLGELAASISERGVLQPILVRPVGDRFQIIAGERRWRASQMAQLHEIPAIVRDSDDAAVAEMAIVENVQREDLNALEEARAYAALAENFEYSQGDIAKKVGKSRSHVANLVRLLDLPEHVQQALMEGFISMGHARALIGHPDASKLVDVVIGDELSVRDTEALVRGDRAPKSGKAATPGGGGQTNPDIAALERQLGDLLGLKVSVSHGANGGKVQLGYRTLDQLDMICQRLSGEAI; encoded by the coding sequence ATGGCCCGTCCGAGCGGTCTTGGCCGTGGTCTTTCGGCATTGCTGGAAGATAGCCCCACCGCCGCGAGCGGGAGCAGCGACAAAGGCATCCGTACGATCGCAGTCGACAAGATCGGCCCCAATCCCGATCAGCCGCGTCGTACGTTCGACCAGGAATCGCTCGGAGAGCTTGCCGCCTCGATCAGCGAGCGCGGTGTCCTGCAGCCGATCCTTGTTCGTCCGGTCGGCGACAGGTTCCAGATCATCGCCGGCGAACGGCGGTGGCGCGCCAGCCAGATGGCGCAACTGCATGAAATTCCCGCGATCGTGCGCGACAGCGACGATGCGGCGGTCGCCGAAATGGCGATCGTCGAAAATGTACAGCGCGAGGATCTCAACGCGCTCGAAGAAGCGCGTGCCTATGCCGCGCTCGCCGAGAATTTCGAATATTCCCAAGGGGATATCGCCAAGAAAGTCGGCAAGTCCCGGAGCCATGTCGCCAATCTCGTCCGACTTCTCGACCTGCCCGAGCATGTCCAGCAGGCGCTGATGGAAGGTTTCATCAGCATGGGTCATGCACGCGCGCTGATCGGTCATCCCGACGCGAGCAAGCTGGTCGATGTGGTGATCGGCGACGAACTTTCGGTTCGCGACACCGAAGCGCTGGTCCGCGGCGATCGTGCGCCCAAAAGCGGCAAGGCCGCGACGCCGGGCGGCGGTGGGCAGACCAATCCCGACATAGCCGCGCTCGAGCGACAGCTTGGCGACCTTCTGGGTCTCAAGGTCAGTGTGAGCCACGGGGCCAATGGAGGCAAGGTGCAACTCGGCTATCGCACGCTCGACCAGCTCGACATGATTTGCCAGCGCCTCTCGGGCGAAGCGATCTAG